From the genome of Vigna angularis cultivar LongXiaoDou No.4 chromosome 11, ASM1680809v1, whole genome shotgun sequence, one region includes:
- the LOC128194662 gene encoding protein FAR1-RELATED SEQUENCE 5-like, which translates to MSTHTIDVDEVNEYNGNVDDRNERLLEMDPTVHICFESMIEAKKFYTNYTIRCGFVVRTRTSKKDKDNNVYYLRIVCSRKGKYVSSVKPVVKTLPSHNHDLCPNNSNLFAANRKLSMQAKHTLEVNHDAGVRLNKSFLSIVNDVGGYENMDFVERDARNYIGQHRRSLCKDGDGQALLRHFSSMKDRNNEFLYDIALDEGNKICSVFWADARSRATCEEFSDVVSFDTNYLTNKYDMPFASFVGVNHHGHSILLGCGLLSSEDIVSFVWLFQCWLRYMRNKSPQGIITDQCRAMANAIEQVFPDMRHRWCLWHILKKLREKFHGYRNNPAIKSELHALLYDCGCPREFENGWEEVLTKHGLEQNEWLCNLYEERHKWVPCYLKKKIWVSMSTT; encoded by the coding sequence ATGTCGACGCACACAATTGAtgtggatgaagtgaatgagtaTAATGGCAATGTTGATGACCGTAATGAACGTTTATTGGAAATGGACCCAACAGTGCATATATGTTTTGAATCAATGATTGAAGCTAAAAAATTTTACACAAACTACACCATTAGATGTGGGTTTGTCGTGCGGACTAGAACttctaaaaaagataaagacaaCAACGTCTACTACTTGAGAATAGTTTGTTCAAGGAAGGGCAAATATGTGTCTTCCGTCAAACCAGTGGTCAAAACACTTCCAAGTCACAACCATGATCTTTGCCCAAATAACTCCAACCTATTTGCAGCGAATAGGAAGTTAAGCATGCAAGCAAAACACACCTTGGAGGTCAACCATGATGCTGGAGTTAGGTTAAATAAGAGTTTCCTTAGCATTGTCAACGATGTCGGTGGCTATGAAAACATGGACTTTGTCGAGCGGGACGCAAGAAACTACATTGGCCAACACAGAAGATCTTTATGTAAGGATGGTGATGGTCAGGCACTCCTACGACACTTTTCTTCAATGAAGGATAGAAATAACGAGTTCTTGTATGACATTGCACTGGATGAAGGGAATAAAATTTGTAGTGTGTTTTGGGCTGATGCAAGAAGTCGTGCTACATGTGAAGAATTTAGTGATGTTGTTTCCTTTGACACGAATTACTTAACAAATAAGTACGACATGCCATTTGCGTCTTTTGTTGGAGTTAACCATCATGGACACTCCATTTTACTTGGTTGTGGATTGTTGTCTTCGGAAGACATTGTCTCATTTGTATGGTTGTTCCAATGTTGGCTAAGATACATGCGTAATAAGAGTCCTCAAGGTATTATTACTGACCAATGCAGGGCAATGGCCAACGCTATTGAACAAGTGTTTCCTGATATGAGGCACAGGTGGTGTTTATGGCACATCCTTAAGAAGTTGCGTGAAAAATTCCACGGGTATAGAAATAATCCCGCTATCAAAAGCGAACTACATGCGCTTTTATATGATTGTGGTTGTccaagagaatttgaaaatggttgGGAGGAAGTACTTACCAAACATGGATTGGAGCAAAATGAATGGCTATGTAATTTGTACGAAGAGAGACATAAATGGGTTCCGTgttacttgaaaaaaaaaatttgggtCAGCATGTCTACCACTTAG
- the LOC128194837 gene encoding uncharacterized protein LOC128194837 translates to MEGKKPSWRLLISMDSSIIIEMNRLLRKFHVERIRMTPFMWCLNIHSPVEVNLKLLKVMVCRWAAHDNSFRAWAVERLSLHGHASHRFFPRIMRWFPYKSRTEKIEHIFMTGDLNLEWYVRKEDRHRLEIRAAFHMDDRGMSEGSLAEGSKVEKDDDESSDDGTWEAGAEERLRKNNEDLRALNAKIGVLTRELFEICQTPIFTEEDACDIDEEVGGGVHEAPEVGGDEEAEVGRDCGFEQQGDGNAVDDPLGAYTEVRGEDKTAHEDEIVSRTDDNIVCIEIDDDGDEEEREVVPLVIPPLRSFVGDPSTTVDVDQLYRAVSVREIIVYRVVCEIIGQTLSTTSFYTLAPIKYVDNMVVLFACTMFMYFEKRLCGVVKRIHFSPLYSHHILTDYRKRPQNRHVWTLHNYNSYLRCDQFGLGDIATADFLFMPFVHDDHWWCYSVKLNSLEIFVIDSLGKGIRDWKRIDTAVAENMARFFCILMNRSEGSIGPLTIKQANIPSQPNLHDCGVIILKAMEIWDGDDKYNGESMPQYTTEKLVGIRKKYVCEWILDNENIRRMEALELYGIL, encoded by the exons ATGGAAGGGAAAAAACCAAGt TGGCGGCTTCTGATCTCGATGGACTCATCGATCATTATTGAAATGAATCGTTTACTACGAAAGTTTCATGTGGAGCGGATTAGGATGACTCCATTTATGTGGTGTTTGAATATTCATAGCCCTGTGgaggtgaatttgaaattattgaaggtTATGGTTTGCAGGTGGGCCGCGCATGATAATAGTTTTAGA GCTTGGGCGGTTGAAAGACTTTCTTTGCATGGTCATGCTTCACACAGGTTTTTCCCGCGCATAATGCGATGGTTCCCGTATAAATCAAGGACCGAAAAAATTGAACATATATTTATGACCGGAGAT TTAAATCTGGAGTGGTATGTAAGAAAGGAAGATCGTCATCGCCTGGAAATTCGTGCAGCTTTCCACATGGATGACAGAGGGATGAGTGAAGGATCCTTGGCTGAAGGATCCAAGGTTGAGAAAGATGATGACGAAAGCTCTGATGACGGGACATGGGAAGCAGGTGCCGAGGAGAGATTGAGGAAAAACAATGAAGATCTCAGAGCATTGAATGCTAAGATTGGAGTTCTTACTAGGgagttatttgaaatttgtcAAACTCCAATCTTTACTGAAGAAGATGCATGTGACATTGATGAAGAAGTTGGTGGTGGAGTTCATGAAGCACCTGAAGTTGGAGGTGACGAAGAGGCTGAAGTTGGTCGTGATTGTGGATTTGAACAACAAGGTGATGGTAATGCAGTTGATGACCCCCTAGGTGCATATACTGAAGTAAGAGGGGAGGATAAAACCGCACATGAAGATGAGATAGTTTCAAGAACTGATGATAACATTGTTTGTATTGAAAtcgatgatgatggtgatgaagaaGAACGGGAGGTCGTACCTTTGGTTATCCCCCCATTGCGCAGTTTTGTTGGTGATCCAAGCACCACTGTTGATGTAGACCAATTGTACAGAGCAGTCAGTGTTAGAGAGATCATTGTGTACAG gGTTGTATGCGAGATAATTGGGCAAACCTTGAGCACGACTTCATTTTACACTTTGGCCCCGATAAAATACGTTGATAACATG gTGGTGTTATTTGCTTGTACGATGTTTATGTACTTTGAGAAAAGGTTGTGCGGTGTTGTTAAGAGGATTCATTTTAGTCCATTATActcg CACCATATTCTTACTGATTATAGGAAACGTCCACAGAATCGTCATGTTTGGACGCTTCATAACTATAACAGTTATCTGCGTTGCGATCAGTTTGGACTTGGAGACATTGCCACAGCTGACTTT TTGTTTATGCCATTTGTCCACGATGATCATTGGTGGTGTTATTCAGTGAAATTGAATTCATTAGAGATATTTGTGATTGACTCATTAGGTAAGGGGATCAGAGACTGGAAAAGGATAGACACAGCTGTT GCTGAAAATATGGCACGGTTTTTTTGCATCTTGATGAATAGATCGGAAGGTAGTATTGGTCCTTTGACTATTAAACAAGCAAATATCCCATCCCAACCAAACTT ACATGATTGTGGAGTCATAATATTGAAAGCAATGGAAATTTGGGATGGAGACGACAAATACAACGGAGAAAGCATGCCTCAATATACAACT GAGAAGCTGGTTGGGATTAGAAAGAAATATGTATGTGAATGGATCCTAGACAACGAGAACATAAGACGAATGGAAGCCCTAGAGCTATATGGAATTCTTTAG
- the LOC128194838 gene encoding UDP-glycosyltransferase 88F5-like, which produces MEETIVMFPAAGIGHIVGMVELAKLIQTPRFSIIVLLNTGFLDHPSIDDYIRRISAVHSSISFLRLPSTTPATFTTAVSFGVKYFSFLKRNAPHVATTLTQISKTAVVKAFVIDLFCASTMESASSMGIPVYFFFTSGAAILALYSYFPKLHQEWSVSFKDMVGVELRVPGNAPLKAVELPQPILDRDDPSYWDMLDFCTLLPKARGIIVNSFEELEPAAVNAVAQGSCFPDATHAPRLYYIGPLIAEPQQSDAEGSDSKECLRWLEEQPSRSVVFLCFGSRGSFSVSQLKEIAKGLEKSGKRFLWVVKRPLELEEEGAKHDEDAAKRGDQFDLNPVLPDGFLERTKDRGMVVKAWAPQVEVLSRESVGGFVSHCGWNSVLEGVVAGVPMVAWPLYAEQHVNREVMVGEMKVAVGVNQRVEDGFVSAEEVEKRVREVMETKEIRERSFKLKQMAMAAVAQFGSSTTALANLLHSWISF; this is translated from the exons atggaagaaacaaTAGTAATGTTTCCAGCAGCAGGCATAGGGCACATCGTAGGCATGGTTGAACTTGCCAAGCTCATCCAAACGCCCCGTTTCTCCATCATCGTCCTCCTCAACACCGGCTTCCTCGACCACCCCTCCATCGACGACTACATCCGCCGAATCTCCGCCGTCCACTCCTCCATCTCCTTCCTCCGCCTTCCTTCCACCACCCCCGCCACCTTTACAACTGCTGTTAGCTTCGGCGTCAAATACTTCAGCTTCCTCAAAAGAAACGCCCCCCACGTAGCCACCACCCTCACTCAAATCTCCAAAACCGCCGTCGTCAAAGCCTTTGTAATCGACCTCTTCTGCGCCTCCACCATGGAATCAGCCTCTTCAATGGGAATCCCAGTGTACTTCTTCTTCACTTCCGGCGCCGCCATTCTCGCTCTATACTCCTACTTTCCGAAACTCCACCAGGAGTGGAGCGTGTCGTTTAAGGATATGGTCGGGGTGGAACTGCGAGTGCCGGGAAACGCGCCGCTGAAGGCGGTGGAACTGCCGCAACCCATCTTGGACAGGGACGACCCTTCGTACTGGGACATGCTGGACTTTTGCACGCTCCTACCGAAGGCGCGTGGGATTATAGTTAACTCGTTTGAAGAGCTTGAGCCTGCGGCAGTTAACGCCGTCGCGCAGGGCTCGTGTTTCCCAGACGCAACCCATGCGCCTCGTCTTTACTACATCGGACCACTCATCGCGGAGCCCCAACAATCAG ATGCAGAAGGAAGTGATAGCAAGGAATGTCTGCGATGGCTGGAGGAACAACCGAGCAGAAGCGTGGTGTTTCTGTGTTTCGGAAGCCGAGGATCGTTCTCTGTGTCACAGTTGAAAGAGATAGCGAAAGGGTTAGAGAAGAGTGGAAAGAGATTCTTATGGGTAGTGAAGAGGCCATTAGAATTAGAAGAGGAGGGAGCAAAGCATGATGAGGACGCAGCAAAACGGGGAGATCAGTTCGACTTGAATCCAGTGTTGCCAGACGGGTTTCTGGAGAGGACCAAGGATCGAGGCATGGTGGTCAAGGCCTGGGCACCGCAAGTGGAGGTGCTGAGTCGTGAATCGGTGGGGGGGTTTGTGAGTCACTGCGGGTGGAACTCGGTGTTGGAAGGGGTGGTGGCGGGGGTGCCGATGGTTGCATGGCCACTGTACGCAGAGCAGCACGTGAACAGGGAGGTGATGGTGGGAGAGATGAAGGTGGCTGTTGGCGTGAATCAGAGGGTAGAAGATGGGTTTGTGAGTGCAGAGGAAGTAGAGAAGAGAGTGAGGGAAGTGATGGAGACAAAAGAGATCAGAGAGAGAAGCTTCAAGCTCAAACAAATGGCTATGGCTGCTGTTGCACAATTTGGATCTTCCACGACGGCACTTGCAAACTTACTCCATTCGTGGATTTCATTCTAG
- the LOC108334039 gene encoding chloride channel protein CLC-f isoform X2 gives MSESDQRRLLGLSEDDVEARGSELAVVNGGGGINSNNKGLRDLLRLSGHRQSFKRIEKEEERDRDRDRDRREQNRHHHDVDLDSSVEVLGDSAPPEWALLLIGCLIGLTTGLFVAFFNKGVHIIHEWVWAGTPIEGAAWLRIQRLADTWHRILLIPVTGGVIVGMMCGLLEILDQIKQSTASQTQGFDFLAGIFPTIKAIQAAVTLGTGCSLGPEGPSVDIGKSCANGFSLMMEHNRERKIALVAAGAAAGISSGFNAPVAGCFFAIETVLRPLRAENSPPFTTAMIILASVISSTVSNVLQGIKSAFTIPEYDLKSAAELPLYLILGMLCGVISVAMTRLVAWFTKFFKFIQDKFGIPTVVCPALGGFGAGIIALKYPGILYWGFTNVEEILRTGKSASAPGIWLLTQLVVSKVIATALCKGSGLVGGLYAPSLMIGAAAGAVFGGFSAEVINSAIPGNAAVAQPPAYALVGMAATLASVCSVPLTSVLLLFELTKDYRILLPLMGAVGLAIWVPSVTNQAKESDTPDASSSLRGYSPVSHAGDDNEGNWRQVNDGNDLELHIVGDGADLETTDKELLLDNLQVSQAMSKQYCKVLSSAILKDAIKLMHDSQQNCVLVVDKEDFLEGILTYGDIRRCLSQESHDTLKSGLVVVDSNTCLVSSVCTRGMSYRGRERGILTCYPNTSLAMAKELMEAKGIKQLPVVKRGGDQSRERKRRIVGLLHYDALWHCLRKEINHRQTAYQNMTDNSLAVTTTNGH, from the exons ATGTCGGAGAGCGATCAGCGCCGTCTTCTGGGGCTGTCGGAGGATGACGTGGAAGCTCGAGGGTCGGAGTTGGCCGTCGTCAATGGCGGCGGCGGCATCAACAGCAACAACAAAGGTTTGAGGGATTTGTTAAGGTTGTCGGGTCACCGACAGAGTTTCAAGCGCAttgagaaggaagaagagagagataGAGACAGGGATAGAGATAGAAGGGAACAAAATCGGCATCATCACGATGTGGATCTTGATTCTTCTGTTGAGGTGCTTGGCGACAGTGCACCTCCTGAATGGGCGTTGCTACTCATTGGTTGCCTCATTGGACTCACAACTGGCCTCTTTGTTGCCTTTTTCAATAAAGGG GTGCATATAATACATGAATGGGTATGGGCTGGTACTCCAATTGAGGGTGCTGCCTGGCTTCGTATTCAGAGATTGGCTGATACATGGCATCGAATCCTTTTAATACCTGTCACTGGAGGAGTCATTGTCGGAATGATGTGTGGTTTACTGGAAATACTGGACCAAATAAAGCAATCCACTGCCTCTCAAACACAAGGTTTTGATTTTCTTGCAGGAATCTTTCCGACAATAAAGGCTATTCAGGCTGCAGTTACTTTAGGTACTGGCTGTTCATTGGGGCCTGAAGGTCCTAGTGTTGATATTGGGAAGTCATGTGCCAACGGATTCTCACTAATGATGGAACACAACAGAGAAAGGAAAATAGCACTTGTTGCAGCTGGTGCAGCGGCTGGAATTTCGTCAG GCTTCAATGCACCAGTTGCTGGTTGTTTCTTTGCTATTGAAACTGTGCTGAGGCCTCTCCGAGCAGAGAACTCTCCTCCATTTACAACTGCCATGATTATACTGGCTTCTGTTATCTCATCAACTGTATCAAATGTTTTACAGGGGATCAAATCAGCTTTCACAATACCCGAGTATGATTTGAAATCTGCTGCTG AGCTACCTCTATACCTGATATTGGGAATGCTTTGTGGTGTTATAAGTGTGGCCATGACTCGTTTGGTTGCTTGGTTCAccaaattttttaagtttattcaGGATAAGTTCGGCATTCCTACTGTGGTCTGCCCTGCTTTAGGTGGTTTCGGAGCTGGGATTATTGCTCTTAAATATCCTGGAATATTGTATTGGGGTTTCACAAATGTGGAAGAAATTTTACGTACTGGAAAGAGTGCTTCAGCTCCTGGAATATGGCTTCTAACTCAATTGGTAGTTTCTAAGGTCATTGCAACAGCTCTTTGCAAGGGATCTGGGCTAGTTGGTGGTCTTTATGCACCAAGTTTAATGATAGGTGCTGCAGCAGGTGCTGTATTTGGAGGCTTTTCCGCTGAAGTTATTAATTCAGCAATTCCTGGAAATGCTGCTGTTGCTCAGCCCCCGGCATATGCTCTG GTTGGAATGGCGGCTACATTAGCATCTGTTTGTTCTGTTCCTTTGACTTCAGTTCTACTTCTGTTCGAGCTGACAAAAGATTATAGGATACTGCTTCCCCTCATG GGAGCTGTTGGATTGGCAATATGGGTTCCTTCAGTGACAAACCAGGCGAAGGAGAGTGATACACCCGATGCAAGTAGCTCATTACGAGGATATTCTCCAGTTTCACATGCTGGAGATGATAATGAGGGTAACTGGAGACAAGTCAATGATGGGAATGATTTAGAGCTCCATATTGTTGGGGATGGCGCTGATCTTGAAACAACTGACAAGGAACTTCTTCTGGACAATCTTCAG GTTTCCCAGGCAATGTCAAAACAATATTGTAAGGTTTTGTCATCTGCAATCttgaaagatgcaataaaattGATGCATGACAGCCAGCAGAATTGTGTGCTGGTAGTTGATAAAGAAGATTTTCTAGAAGGAATATTGACATATGGTGACATAAGAAGGTGTCTGTCTCAGGAGTCTCATGACACTTTGAAGAGTGGTTTAGTGGTTGTGGAT TCAAACACATGCCTTGTTTCCTCTGTTTGTACTCGAGGGATGAGCTATCGTGGACGAGAGCGAGGAATTTTGACCTGCTATCCAAATACTAGTTTGGCTATGGCCAAAGAGTTGATGGAAGCCAAGGGCATTAAGCAATTACCAGTGGTTAAACGTGGTGGAGATCAgagtagagaaagaaaaaggagaattGTTGGTCTTCTTCATTATGATGCACTATGGCATTGTCTCAG GAAAGAGATTAATCACAGGCAAACAGCCTATCAAAATATGACAGATAACAGTTTGGCAGTGACAACAACAAATGGTCATTAA
- the LOC108334039 gene encoding chloride channel protein CLC-f isoform X1, producing MSESDQRRLLGLSEDDVEARGSELAVVNGGGGINSNNKGLRDLLRLSGHRQSFKRIEKEEERDRDRDRDRREQNRHHHDVDLDSSVEVLGDSAPPEWALLLIGCLIGLTTGLFVAFFNKGVHIIHEWVWAGTPIEGAAWLRIQRLADTWHRILLIPVTGGVIVGMMCGLLEILDQIKQSTASQTQGFDFLAGIFPTIKAIQAAVTLGTGCSLGPEGPSVDIGKSCANGFSLMMEHNRERKIALVAAGAAAGISSGFNAPVAGCFFAIETVLRPLRAENSPPFTTAMIILASVISSTVSNVLQGIKSAFTIPEYDLKSAAELPLYLILGMLCGVISVAMTRLVAWFTKFFKFIQDKFGIPTVVCPALGGFGAGIIALKYPGILYWGFTNVEEILRTGKSASAPGIWLLTQLVVSKVIATALCKGSGLVGGLYAPSLMIGAAAGAVFGGFSAEVINSAIPGNAAVAQPPAYALVGMAATLASVCSVPLTSVLLLFELTKDYRILLPLMGAVGLAIWVPSVTNQAKESDTPDASSSLRGYSPVSHAGDDNEGNWRQVNDGNDLELHIVGDGADLETTDKELLLDNLQVSQAMSKQYCKVLSSAILKDAIKLMHDSQQNCVLVVDKEDFLEGILTYGDIRRCLSQESHDTLKSGLVVVDSNTCLVSSVCTRGMSYRGRERGILTCYPNTSLAMAKELMEAKGIKQLPVVKRGGDQSRERKRRIVGLLHYDALWHCLRFFLESDSCLLYSYTTPNLGFPLQRIECH from the exons ATGTCGGAGAGCGATCAGCGCCGTCTTCTGGGGCTGTCGGAGGATGACGTGGAAGCTCGAGGGTCGGAGTTGGCCGTCGTCAATGGCGGCGGCGGCATCAACAGCAACAACAAAGGTTTGAGGGATTTGTTAAGGTTGTCGGGTCACCGACAGAGTTTCAAGCGCAttgagaaggaagaagagagagataGAGACAGGGATAGAGATAGAAGGGAACAAAATCGGCATCATCACGATGTGGATCTTGATTCTTCTGTTGAGGTGCTTGGCGACAGTGCACCTCCTGAATGGGCGTTGCTACTCATTGGTTGCCTCATTGGACTCACAACTGGCCTCTTTGTTGCCTTTTTCAATAAAGGG GTGCATATAATACATGAATGGGTATGGGCTGGTACTCCAATTGAGGGTGCTGCCTGGCTTCGTATTCAGAGATTGGCTGATACATGGCATCGAATCCTTTTAATACCTGTCACTGGAGGAGTCATTGTCGGAATGATGTGTGGTTTACTGGAAATACTGGACCAAATAAAGCAATCCACTGCCTCTCAAACACAAGGTTTTGATTTTCTTGCAGGAATCTTTCCGACAATAAAGGCTATTCAGGCTGCAGTTACTTTAGGTACTGGCTGTTCATTGGGGCCTGAAGGTCCTAGTGTTGATATTGGGAAGTCATGTGCCAACGGATTCTCACTAATGATGGAACACAACAGAGAAAGGAAAATAGCACTTGTTGCAGCTGGTGCAGCGGCTGGAATTTCGTCAG GCTTCAATGCACCAGTTGCTGGTTGTTTCTTTGCTATTGAAACTGTGCTGAGGCCTCTCCGAGCAGAGAACTCTCCTCCATTTACAACTGCCATGATTATACTGGCTTCTGTTATCTCATCAACTGTATCAAATGTTTTACAGGGGATCAAATCAGCTTTCACAATACCCGAGTATGATTTGAAATCTGCTGCTG AGCTACCTCTATACCTGATATTGGGAATGCTTTGTGGTGTTATAAGTGTGGCCATGACTCGTTTGGTTGCTTGGTTCAccaaattttttaagtttattcaGGATAAGTTCGGCATTCCTACTGTGGTCTGCCCTGCTTTAGGTGGTTTCGGAGCTGGGATTATTGCTCTTAAATATCCTGGAATATTGTATTGGGGTTTCACAAATGTGGAAGAAATTTTACGTACTGGAAAGAGTGCTTCAGCTCCTGGAATATGGCTTCTAACTCAATTGGTAGTTTCTAAGGTCATTGCAACAGCTCTTTGCAAGGGATCTGGGCTAGTTGGTGGTCTTTATGCACCAAGTTTAATGATAGGTGCTGCAGCAGGTGCTGTATTTGGAGGCTTTTCCGCTGAAGTTATTAATTCAGCAATTCCTGGAAATGCTGCTGTTGCTCAGCCCCCGGCATATGCTCTG GTTGGAATGGCGGCTACATTAGCATCTGTTTGTTCTGTTCCTTTGACTTCAGTTCTACTTCTGTTCGAGCTGACAAAAGATTATAGGATACTGCTTCCCCTCATG GGAGCTGTTGGATTGGCAATATGGGTTCCTTCAGTGACAAACCAGGCGAAGGAGAGTGATACACCCGATGCAAGTAGCTCATTACGAGGATATTCTCCAGTTTCACATGCTGGAGATGATAATGAGGGTAACTGGAGACAAGTCAATGATGGGAATGATTTAGAGCTCCATATTGTTGGGGATGGCGCTGATCTTGAAACAACTGACAAGGAACTTCTTCTGGACAATCTTCAG GTTTCCCAGGCAATGTCAAAACAATATTGTAAGGTTTTGTCATCTGCAATCttgaaagatgcaataaaattGATGCATGACAGCCAGCAGAATTGTGTGCTGGTAGTTGATAAAGAAGATTTTCTAGAAGGAATATTGACATATGGTGACATAAGAAGGTGTCTGTCTCAGGAGTCTCATGACACTTTGAAGAGTGGTTTAGTGGTTGTGGAT TCAAACACATGCCTTGTTTCCTCTGTTTGTACTCGAGGGATGAGCTATCGTGGACGAGAGCGAGGAATTTTGACCTGCTATCCAAATACTAGTTTGGCTATGGCCAAAGAGTTGATGGAAGCCAAGGGCATTAAGCAATTACCAGTGGTTAAACGTGGTGGAGATCAgagtagagaaagaaaaaggagaattGTTGGTCTTCTTCATTATGATGCACTATGGCATTGTCTCAGGTTTTTCTTAGAATCTGATTCTTGTTTATTATACTCTTACACAACACCAAATCTGGGTTTCCCTTTGCAGCGTATAGAATGCCATTAG